One window from the genome of Panulirus ornatus isolate Po-2019 chromosome 26, ASM3632096v1, whole genome shotgun sequence encodes:
- the LOC139757365 gene encoding uncharacterized protein: MSLSTFTLFLLGIIAQVSCQKYDPHYSPVYVPPVTSYTTETVTVTHTLRETSTSDVWVTEHTLVEALVTQFTTNWKFLPEDPDTRVSVVKVTSTPIVIVTATTGYNPVKTFVSVFTEFETTTETVDFIQSITHISVIHQIHTVPVVSTQQLVQEVISTTTHIVTVTVTSQGYY; the protein is encoded by the exons ATGTCTCTATCTACCTTTACTTTATTCCTTCTAGGAATAATAGCTCAG GTCTCGTGCCAAAAATACGACCCGCACTATTCGCCAGTTTACGTCCCCCCAGTGACATCCTACACCACTGAAACT GTAACTGtaacccacacactgagggagacTTCTACATCTGACGTTTGGGTCACTGAACACACACTCGTCGAAGCACTAGTGACACAATTCACCACCAATTGGAAGTTCCTACCTGAGGATCCTGATACTCGTGTTTCTGTCGTCAAAGTCACATCCACTCCG ATCGTAATTGTAACTGCAACGACGGGTTACAACCCGGTGAAAACTTTCGTATCCGTCTTCACGGAGTTCGAGACTACCACGGAGACCGTGGACTTCATCCAGAGCATAACGCATATTAGTGTTATCCACCAG ATCCACACGGTGCCAGTGGTCAGCACCCAACAACTTGTACAAGAAGTCATCAGCACTACAACCCACATTGTCACTGTGACGGTTACCTCCCAAGGATACTATTAA